In Oryctolagus cuniculus chromosome X, mOryCun1.1, whole genome shotgun sequence, a single window of DNA contains:
- the LOC100344688 gene encoding actin-related protein T1-like — protein sequence MFNPHLLDVPAVVFDNGSGLCKVGLSGDIGPRHVVSSVVGHPKFNLPSARSNRIKYFVGDEALDKYGSLYLHCPIERGQVTGWDDMEKLWNHLFEVELRVKPNEQPVIMTEPSLNPRETRERIAETMFEKFDVPAFYLANHAAIALYAYACVTGLVIDSGEGLTCTVPIFEGYALPHAVTKLCVAGRDITNHLTRLLLASKCIFPCIFNKAVVDEIKESMCYITLGSNKELCKTVEEYTPPREYILPDGHVISIEDSMTKVPEVLFSPDQLGINSPGLSEMVSISIMKCDTDIQKNLFADIVLCGGTTLFQGLEERLMKELEPLAFEGNPIKITASPDRCFSAWIGASVMTSLSTFKQMWVTAAEFKEFGRSVVQRKCF from the coding sequence ATGTTTAATCCACATTTGTTAGATGTCCCTGCTGTAGTTTTTGACAATGGTTCAGGCCTCTGTAAAGTGGGATTATCTGGAGATATTGGACCCCGTCATGTTGTCAGCTCAGTCGTAGGACATCCTAAATTTAACTTACCTTCTGCAAGAAGCAATCGAATCAAGTACTTTGTGGGTGATGAAGCTCTAGACAAATATGGTTCCCTATATTTACACTGCCCCATAGAACGTGGGCAGGTTACAGGGTGGGATGATATGGAGAAACTTTGGAACCATCTTTTTGAAGTAGAGCTGAGAGTAAAACCAAATGAGCAGCCTGTAATCATGACTGAGCCCTCCTTGAACCCAAGAGAAACTCGAGAACGAATTGCAGAAACCATGTTTGAGAAATTCGATGTCCCAGCCTTTTACCTGGCCAACCATGCAGCAATAGCTCTCTATGCCTATGCCTGTGTCACCGGCCTTGTGATAGACAGTGGTGAAGGACTTACTTGCACTGTTCCCATCTTTGAGGGTTATGCTCTGCCTCATGCAGTCACCAAGCTCTGTGTGGCAGGAAGAGACATCACCAACCATCTCACCCGACTCCTCCTTGCAAGCAAGTGCATCTTCCCTTGTATATTCAACAAAGCCGTGGTGGATGAGATCAAGGAGAGTATGTGTTACATCACCTTGGGATCAAATAAAGAGCTATGCAAGACGGTGGAGGAATACACACCTCCGAGAGAATACATACTTCCAGATGGTCATGTCATCTCCATTGAGGACAGTATGACCAAGGTGCCAGAGGTTCTTTTTTCACCGGATCAGCTGGGCATCAACAGCCCGGGACTCTCAGAAATGGTTTCCATCAGCATCATGAAGTGTGACACCGACATCCAGAAGAACCTGTTTGCAGATATTGTGCTGTGTGGTGGCACCACTCTCTTCCAGGGACTGGAGGAAAGACTTATGAAGGAACTGGAACCACTAGCTTTTGAAGGGAACCCCATCAAGATCACAGCTTCTCCTGATAGATGTTTCTCTGCATGGATCGGTGCATCTGTTATGACGTCTCTGAGCACATTCAAGCAGATGTGGGTCACTGCTGCAGAATTCAAGGAGTTTGGGCGATCTGTGGTTCAGAGAAAATGCTTTTAA